The DNA segment TAAAGGCGGCGGGAGCATCTCTGGTGTTCAAGGAACTCATTCCGGGGTCGGATGGGTCTGAGCGGCGCCGTGGAGGTCCAGCGACGAGAGGCAGCCTCCGGGggtgggcggcaatggcgatggGGCCATGCCGGGTGGCGGCGGTCCTTGGGGCGGCGTCTACGCGCGTTCAGCAAGGCTACCGAGCTACCACGCAAGCTAGAGGGGACGGGGGTGAGCAGGGAAGGGGAACgggagggaggcactaccgagCTGGGACGGCGCGGAAGCGAGCTCTCCGTCGTCGtgccggggaaggggaagaagatgggCGCCCAGAGTACCGCGTCACGCGTCCACGCACACACCGGCTCCCCCGGTGCTCGGCGacggacggcgatggcgcgagCAGGGCGGAGGCGACATTGGCGCGGTGGCGACGAGagcgaaaacgagagagattGGGAGATGGGGCGGCTTGGGTTTTATAGAGGTGGGGGATGTcggttttgggagggaggaaacCGACCTCGTGGGCGGTCAAGGAGGGGCGGTCAAGGAGGAGCTGACGGCAGGGCGTGGTCACGGGCGGCAGAGGGGGAATGGTGCCGGTCGGGGAAAAAGCAAAAGGGGAGGTAGGAAAGGGGGCTCTGCCCATGCCATTCAGggagaaaggaggagggagagagggctctgcctccgggaGTTGGACGCACGCGGCTTGGAGCGGCCGGGCACGCGTCGCAGGGGGTTGGGGTGTGAGGCCGAGCGGCGCAGGCGCGGCAGCGCGGCATGGGCGGCTGCGTGGCGCAGGCTGCCAGggctgacgcggcggcgaccgggcagTCGGCCACATGcgggcgagcgcgcgcgcgacccGGGGGGGTGTGCGGCCGGATttcgaacggcggcggcgggacatCGGCAACGCGGCGGTGCATAGCGcggtgagaggagagagagaaaggaagcagagagagagagcgaggaaagagagaggaagaagagaggcgctgcctctctctctcggtgcgTGCAGCGCAcgtgcggggaggaggaggaacggcCGAGAGGAGAGAATGGGCCGAGCAAGGGAGAAACGGCCCACAGCCAAGAGGGACGCAATTTAGACTTTTTCCGAGGGAGCTGATTTGGTGGTGGGGGGGTTTCAATTGGAGAGAATTTGAGAAGGATTTTTGGAATTTAAGCTTGATACTTTGACTTTAGGAACATAAGGTGAAGTCAAGGGAAGGATTCGAAGCGGGATTTGAATAATTCTGGATTCGTAGAAGTATTTggcgaggattcaaaggaaGGATTTAAATTTCAGAATTGATCTAGGAAGTTGAATCGGAATTGACATTTTAGAGATAGAGGATTTTGATGGCGACGGGAGGGGACAATGATGGATTTAAACTGAGATCCACGGCACGacttagactcgcacacaaagaacgaaattttcgcaattaggattttgctGAGTTAGTTTTTAACGcctcacgaaaagcggagcgttacactaagataccataagtcgttacggcagacttttgcccaaatatatatataaagaaattacatagaatatcctaattaatagatacaattgccttcccaggactctatccatacgtggcaatcatcttaAAGCACATCAACTTGAACCCAATGACGTACACCGAGTCATATTATGAGAATCAGCTGTATCGGctaatcggctgtatcggctagccctgtccgactcgaactctgtcGACCTGACCTTAGCCCATTTGGACTGCAgtcgattcttactctgtttccgcaacgatcttcatcttggattccacttcgatctgatcttcatctccgatgccAATAATGATAGAATTTAcgaaatttggtcgttaacagtgcCCATGATCAAGGATAGACCCCACGACCGCTCTCTGGACATGGCCCACAgtgcaacggcggcgacgggcggtggCCGGCAGGTAGCGGCTTCTCCCCACTGGCTGCCGTCGTCGAGCTTCTCCCAGCCGTCCACCGCTCGTCGCCTTGGAGGCTTGGATTGAgatgggaagagaggggagagaggtggaAGAAGATTGGGGCACTGACATATAGgaccacgctgactcagccatcACATCAACCAAAATTGGATTCTATACTGCTCTGGGACATCAAGTATATCAGTAttataagttgagggacatATCATCGAAGGACGAAATTTGAATTGGACGTAAGGGACCTAGAGTGAACTTTGTTGTAAACCAAATACGCCTATTAGCGGATCACCGGATCCGTTCCCTATCCCTCTCACAGCAGTAGAGGCGTGAGATTGTGTAGAACACTCATGCCCTTCCCTTTGCCTTCAAGAACATTTCAGAAGTAGTGAACACATATGTAGGGTGAAATCTCTCTTAATTATAAATCTGATCTTGATTACAAGTTTACCATATATAGCGGTTTTAGGAGGAGATAAATCTTATCTCTACTCTAGTTGGGATTGGTTCACAAGAAAGAATCTTATCTCCCGAGGAGATAATATTCCATAACAAACTTATTCCATGGTACAGATCATGGGAAGTATTGGTATCAATGGCCCACGTACTGACATATAGATACATCAGGGCCCGGTATAGAGGTGGGCCGGCAGCTTGGGCTTAACGACGACCTCGAGCGGAACCTTCCTCGGCGTGGACAGGCCGAAGACCTCCTCCATGCTCAGCTCGCCGGCCGACACGCCGTCGGGGAGCCTCCACTCGAAGCCGTGCAGCAGGCTGGCGAGGCTCAGCTGTATCACCTTCAGCCCGAGGCTGTGGCCGGGGCACATCCGGCGGCCGGACCCGAACGGCAGCAGCTGGAAGTCCTGCCCCTTCACGTCGATCTTGCTGCCGATGAACCTCTCCGGAATGAACTCCTCCGGCGAGTCCCACAGCGCCGGGTCGCGGGCGATGGTCCACACGTTGACGAGCACCCGCGTTCCGGCGGGGATGTCGTAGCCGCCGACGGAGGCGTCCTCGCGGGCTACGTGCGGCGCCAGCAGGGGCGCCACCGGGTGCACGCGCATCGTCTCCTTCACGATGGCCTCCACGTAGGGGAGGCTGGGCATGTCCGTCTCGGTGACCAAGCGGCCGCGGCCGACGACGCGGTCCAGCTCCTCGGTTGCCTTGGCGAGGATCTCCGGCTTCCTCAGGAGCTCCGAGATGGCCCACTCCACGGTGATGGCGGAGGTGTCCGTGCCGCCGGCGATCAGGTCCTGCACCACATATGGAAGAGCTAGCTTACACCGTGTGCCATGGAAAGGACGATCACCTGAGTAAAGAAGCTGCAGTAGGATGATGAGCAGGGATCGATCACCTGAGTAAGTGCCTTGACATTATCACGCCGGAGTTGGACCTCGAGGTTAGGGTCATCGGCGAGCTGCAAGAGCACGTCGACCAAGTCCCTCGCTGCAAACCTATCACCCTGCTGCCGCCGCACCTTGTCGTGCTCGTCCAGGACGTGCTCCATGAACCGATCCAGTTTCTTGCCTACTCTCTTCATCCTCCTGATGTACCCCTGCAGGTCGAGCCAGTCTAGCCACGGGATGAAGTCGCCGATGTTGAACACGCCGCTCAGCAGGAACAGCTCGTCCATCATCATCTTGAACTcctccggcgtcgccgccgggctcgtcccctcgccgccgccgccgttgccggcaGAAGCTCCCTCAAACCCCACGTACTTCTTGCCCAGCACCATGCGCGATATCACGCCGAGCGTCGCCGTGGACAGGTAGTCCCTGAGCAgcacgggcgccgccgcgccgtgcagGTCGCGCAGCAGCGCGcgcacctcctcgccgcggatGTGCTCGAACGACTCGAGCCGCCTCGCGCTGAAGAGCTCGGTGACGCACATCTTGCGCGCCTGGCGCCAGTAGGCGCCGTAGGGGGACCAGAGGATGTCGGTGTAGTTGTACGTGGTGTGCTTGCCGGCGGCGGTCCTCGGCCGGTCGGTGAACACAATGTCGTGGGACTTGAGGAAGAACCTGGCCATCTCCGCCGacgagccgacgacgacggggaaTGACCCGAACCGGAGCTGCATCAGCGGGCCGTAGCGCTTGGAGAGCTCGTGGATGGAGCGGTGTGGCAGCGCGCCAATGAGGTTGAGGTTGCCGATGATCGGCCACGGGTTAGGCCCTGGTGGGAGCCTATACGCGCGTCGGCCATGGCGGAGAAtggtggcgaggaggaagacgacggcggcgagcacaatGACCAGTACTGAGGCCCATGATGGTAGCTCCATCTCCATGGTTGCTGGTGATTCTGGTTCTAAAGTGATCTTGCTAAGTAGATTGTCGAGCTACACGTTGTGTGCAAAAGAGAGCCGGCCACCTGTGAATATAAAATGTCGAGCTGATAGGCTGATGC comes from the Oryza glaberrima chromosome 9, OglaRS2, whole genome shotgun sequence genome and includes:
- the LOC127784935 gene encoding trimethyltridecatetraene synthase-like; this encodes MEMELPSWASVLVIVLAAVVFLLATILRHGRRAYRLPPGPNPWPIIGNLNLIGALPHRSIHELSKRYGPLMQLRFGSFPVVVGSSAEMARFFLKSHDIVFTDRPRTAAGKHTTYNYTDILWSPYGAYWRQARKMCVTELFSARRLESFEHIRGEEVRALLRDLHGAAAPVLLRDYLSTATLGVISRMVLGKKYVGFEGASAGNGGGGEGTSPAATPEEFKMMMDELFLLSGVFNIGDFIPWLDWLDLQGYIRRMKRVGKKLDRFMEHVLDEHDKVRRQQGDRFAARDLVDVLLQLADDPNLEVQLRRDNVKALTQDLIAGGTDTSAITVEWAISELLRKPEILAKATEELDRVVGRGRLVTETDMPSLPYVEAIVKETMRVHPVAPLLAPHVAREDASVGGYDIPAGTRVLVNVWTIARDPALWDSPEEFIPERFIGSKIDVKGQDFQLLPFGSGRRMCPGHSLGLKVIQLSLASLLHGFEWRLPDGVSAGELSMEEVFGLSTPRKVPLEVVVKPKLPAHLYTGP